One Nicotiana tomentosiformis chromosome 1, ASM39032v3, whole genome shotgun sequence genomic window, TTGGTCTATATTTGCGACTTGCCGGCGTTGTAACTCCTGTTTAGCCCAATTTTGCAACCCGTCCATGAAGTGGAACAACAAGTCATCATTGGTCAGGTTGGGGATTTGAAGCATAAGGGTAGTGAATTCCTTGACATAGACACGTATGCTCCCTGTTTGCTTCAACTCCCTAAGTTTGCGCCTTGCCTCGTACAAGACATTGTTTGGAAAGAACTGTCGCTTGAACTCGGCTTTGAACTGATCCCACGTGCTAATAGTACATATACTTTTATCCACGTCGGCCATCTTCCTTCTCCACCATAGCATGGCAGTCTCTGAGAGGTACAACACCGCAGTGTTGATCATGGCCTCGTCGTCCTTCACTTTGCCGTGCTtgaagtagttctccaagtgccaaaggaagttttccacttcttgcgcatcacgaacacctttgaacaccgggggtttgggagcctcgatcttggcctccctCGTCACCACAACATTGCTAGCTGCCTCGGTCACGCCAGCACTAACATGCTCCTCgagtgactctatctttgccttcatAGCATCGATAGTACTCAAAGCCTCCATGAGTCTGCACTCTAAGGCAGTGATAGTTTGCCTTAGTTCCATCTCGGTCTGTGTACGAGTCATTTCGGATGCTCTCAATCTCTTCAAGAGTGTGCCCCTCAAGAACACTAAGGGTGCCTTCCACCTTCCCCAAGCGTTGGCCAAAGATCTCCACGGCGTCCATCCCCGCGttcatcttcatcacccactctttaccgagcgagacgtcctcaggcaggacctccacttcatcctcgcTCGCCTCAGTGGCAGATGGTTCTTGGGATGTAAGCCCTTCGTTTGACGCAACCTCAGGTGGCACCTCCTGGCCCTTGTTGGTGGCATTTCTCTTTTTGTTACGGCCGCTCTTGCCAGCAGCATCCTGGATGACGTTGGCTTGAGTGTTGGCAGCGTTAATTTCTCCGTCGTTCGCCATTTTTCTTAGTCGCAACcgttgctctgataccacgttgtcacgtccttagtaattaactaagtacacgtgcggcacttgacaatttgctcacgttcttgttatgccaagttagccttactacactcaagatcgctaagagaatggtagaaagaacacaagagaattgttaatgGAAGCTttatattagagagaacttgaattgttttcttgatgaattacaaatgaatggcctcctttatatactagtctcctaggggctagtgtgcaaatattaattgttacacaagtccttaatatttacaagataagggctttctctagaattctctacaagcctagaagattccaaggactttcctagcaaatccataaacatctaggatcttccaaaagaaatgtccatacttctctagaatcttctcacaaatgcaagcattcctcctatgtaagcttccacatggcattaatatatgccaaatggcacttatgtggcatgatgacatgGCGAGTCATCACACTGTGTAGTATATATAAGCTCACTGAATAGAGACTGTGTAGTATACATAAGCTCTCTGAATAGCGTTGAATGCACTGAGCTGTAAAAAATTATTACACTATCAGATGTAGTTAACTCTATTTAATAGCACTGATTGGTAATAAGGGCAACAAAACTTTTGTTAGGTGTTTCTGACCTCATTTCCTGTATTGAAGCAAAGCCAATTATAAAGTTAGTAAGCTAATAAATATGTCTATTTTGTAAATGATGTTGCTTGCTACCTGTAATGAGAAGTGAAATTGAAGTCTGGATAAACGAAAATAAATATTCATAAATCTGTAGCCTTTGCCGATTATCTCAGTTACATTTTGTATTTGCTACCCCTGGGTAGGTGGTCAAGGACATTGAGCATGGCTGAAGCATTATGTGAGCTTCAATTGGAGCTAAACTGTCCATCATCAGCTGTGTCGCTTTCTGCTGCTGATAATCTGAATCAATTGAAGGGTGTCACTGCCGAATCTGAGCATTTCAGTCCAAAAACACCAGCAGGAAAAGAATCAAGGAAAACAGCTGGAGTTTATGGATGTTGCAGAAATTTATTGGAGAGGCTTACAGAAGTCGAAGAAATCGTGGATGAAGGGAAAGCGGATGTAAGTGTGAAACCTGCATTTTCAGATGGTAAAGAGGCTGTTCTCGAAATAACTGATTCTTTTCAGGCTACAACTGAAGTTTGTGAAGTTAATATAAGTGCACCATTCAATCCTGATCCTTCAGAAGATAGAGAGCTGAGCTCTTTTAATCAGATTAGGAATTTCCCTAGCCCGAAAGAATTGGCAGGCCTTGATGAGAGTTTTCTAGCAAAGCGTTGTGGTCTTGGGTATAGAGCTGGGCGCATTATAAAGCTTGCTAAGGGCATAGTTGAAGGCAGGATTCAGCTGAAAGAACTTGAAGAAGCTTATAGCAACCCAAGCTTGTCAAACTATGATAAAATGGCTGAGCAGCTGAGAGAAATAGATGGATTTGGCCCTTTTACTTGTGCTAATGTACTGATGTGCTTGGGTTATTACCATGTTATTCCTACTGATTCAGAAACAATTAGGCATCTAAAACAGGTAATTTATCTCGACAAATTTGCCTTGGCAGGTCTATTGCATGTGCCAATATACAACGGTTCATATGATGAAATGCTCATGGATCAATTTATTATTAGGCATCTAAGTCAGCTTTGCTGTTTTGAAAATTCCAGGTTCATGCAAGAACCTCTAGTATTCAGAAAGTTCAAAAGGATGTTGAAAACATTTATGCAAAGTATGCACCGTTTCAGTTCTTGGCATATTGGTAGGCTGCCGCACCCTTTTTCCTGTTCCAAGTTATTAATTTTTGTGAGCTTGCTGAAGTCTGAAGTTTTGCTATTGGTTATTCTCCTGAGTAGGTCAGAGGTATGGCATTTTTATGAGGAATGGTTTGGTAAGGTCAGTGAGATGCCTCACTCTGACTATAAACTTATTACAGCCGCGAATATGAGACCGAAAAGAAGTGGCAAATGCAAGAAGTTGAAGATAACCCCGGCAGAAAAGCTTGGCGAGTAGGTTATAAGGAAATGTTGAGTCCTAATTTAGAGTGCGCATGATTAATGCTGAATTTGCTTTTTATTTGTTCATGTAATTTCCTTTCCCTTCTTTCGAAGGAAAACGTTGAAGCGATTAATGGTGAATTTTGCTTCTTCATTTTGTTCATGTAATTTCCTTTCCCTTCTTTAGAACGAAATGTTGAGGTCTAATTCAGAAGTCAGACCTGATAAATACTCTGTTCAACCAAACAAAAAAGCAAAGACACGTCCTCTTTTCAACATGCAGGCAACTTTATTGTAGGTCACAACTCATAACTCACAACTCACAAATCACAACATAGATGGATGAATGTTCATCCTAGGCTTCTTAACATAGGTACAATACCATTTCACTGTCTTAACTTCAGTATTCTCTTACACAActatacatacttttattgataGTAAAGCAGTTTacagaagaaaaggaaaaattacTAGAAGCACAGGTGCCAAGCATGCAAGGATTAACACGCCAGTTTTCTTATCTAGCCTGAAAGAACCAGGCGCCATCCTCATCCTTGTCATAATGCCTTTAGAAATAGAAAAAGCTAACAATTCTCCGAAATGCAAGTCCAGCAGGTATGTCAACGGTTTGAGAAGGGAACTTTCAAGGAGATGGATAGCCTGCTCATTAAAATACTAACCATGTTGAGTGCACAAGTATGACCATTTAAGGCAAAAAAATAAATGAACAAGTAAGTATTCTTCAACTCCAAAGTAATTAACAACCTGAGATTCTTGCCTCAGGCAGTGGCATCAGGCTGCTTTTCTGGCATAGCATCCTGGAAAGCAGGCAGCTCTTGGTAAGCCTCAAATACCCTCAACAGAGTGGGGAATTGATTCTACACATTGCATTGACAACTTTTAGGAAGAGAACATTCGTTAAAGAGAAGAGATGCATACGTATAAGATCACCTAAGAACAATGAAAGTTCCACCAACGACTAAGGTAAATCAAGTGAAATACTGAAATGAATATACCATTTAGCTTTTTTGAGAGAAAAATTATTTCTTGGAAGTGCGGAACTGCGGATCGACTAAAAGAAGGAACAGACTAGAATAAAAGTTAGAAAATAATGGAAATGGCAAGACACTAATTCACAGTAAGGTAAACTAACAGGGAACAATTAATTAAGGCTACCATGACAAATAAAAAGCAGCAAATGAGTACCCTTTCATCTGATCAAGAAAGCTAGTTTTGCAACACTATCTCTAGAAAGACAAAACTCCTTTTTTAGGTGCTCATTATGTATGCCACTAACAAACAATTCACGAGATGAGGTGCTAATTATCTGAGAATTGCACACGACACCATATAAAATTCTATGGGATGTCTATAAAGGCACTACCATGTCAACTTCAAAGCGCTTGATTGCTGCATGGATCTGAGGTGCCAGAAACAAGTCGGCCTGCAAGTTGCAAAACAAGTTAAGCATCTGAATTGGATACTATATGGCATAAAAGTGTCCCATCTTTTCAGTCCGTTAAGAGGTAATATGAGTGAACTAATTCGCGCTTTGCTATTTTACAAGTCACCACTATTTCATCAATACACTTGTGTTGTGGATGTATACTTCTGGCGTACTTTCTCTTTACCTTCTTTGACCAAACTAAGAAAACATATGAGACCTATGGGGTAAAAGACTTAGAAGTGCCACAGTGAGTTGCAAATATCAAGACATAGTGCTGTTTGTGTATATGCAAGCAGCAACATATGGAATGGAAAGAAACAAACCATGTAAACTTCATCTCCTGTCGCATACTTTCCAGCATAATCTTTAAGTAGCTTTTCAAGTGCTGCAAAAGCAAATCTCTGTTAAGAAAACTTCTAGACCAACTGAGATAAATCCTTGTTCTAACAAAACCATATCCTTCTATATTTTAAGCAAGAACTCCCAATTTTTTTGATAAGGGGAAGAACTCCAATTTACATGACCGTAGGTCATCTCAATATCTAATTTTCAAAGAATTTCTGGTGTCCTCCCTTTTAATCTTGTATCTACACCCAAAAATATCAGGTAAAAAGGAAATGGTATGTCATTCAATTTCTGCAAGGAGAGGCAGGCAGAGATGGTATCCGAATCTAGTCctatgagatattgtgaattcaGATTCAAATTATGGGACAAAAATACTTATCATAAACAAAAACTATGGGACAGAAATTAAGTTACAATTGATTCATATTATGTCACAAAGGCATTAAGCACAATATTACCTTCAAATCCTTTTCGTATATGATTTTGAACCCAAGGGGTTGCCTCATTTGGGCCAACTTTTTCCTGGATGTACTTCTGCAAATGGAAAggccataaaaaaaaaaaaagtaaatcaTATGAATTTGTAAACATATGAAATGACCTCATATGACCAGCGAACAGAATGATCACTTAAACTCACAAGTACAGCAAGATTCTGTAGAGGCTGAATGTTTGCTGCAACAATGTTTGCAGCCTGCAGAAACGGAAAACATGGAAGCAgaaagtaaca contains:
- the LOC104105510 gene encoding uncharacterized protein isoform X1 yields the protein MQYRQEIDRRHSVVVELPLGDGATCDLEKAVCSHGLFMMAPNHWDSLSKTLERPLRLSENINDDDHEKSHLVRISQPSDSPHSLHLRVFGTDSLSPLHQRSLLGQVRRMLRLSVEENERVRKFQEICEEAKERGFGRVFRSPTLFEDMVKCILLCNCQWSRTLSMAEALCELQLELNCPSSAVSLSAADNLNQLKGVTAESEHFSPKTPAGKESRKTAGVYGCCRNLLERLTEVEEIVDEGKADVSVKPAFSDGKEAVLEITDSFQATTEVCEVNISAPFNPDPSEDRELSSFNQIRNFPSPKELAGLDESFLAKRCGLGYRAGRIIKLAKGIVEGRIQLKELEEAYSNPSLSNYDKMAEQLREIDGFGPFTCANVLMCLGYYHVIPTDSETIRHLKQVHARTSSIQKVQKDVENIYAKYAPFQFLAYWSEVWHFYEEWFGKVSEMPHSDYKLITAANMRPKRSGKCKKLKITPAEKLGE
- the LOC104105510 gene encoding uncharacterized protein isoform X2, whose protein sequence is MQYRQEIDRRHSVVVELPLGDGATCDLEKAVCSHGLFMMAPNHWDSLSKTLERPLRLSENINDDDHEKSHLVRISQPSDSPHSLHLRVFGTDSLSPLHQRSLLGQVRRMLRLSVEENERVRKFQEICEEAKERGFGRVFRSPTLFEDMVKCILLCNCQWSRTLSMAEALCELQLELNCPSSAVSLSAADNLNQLKGVTAESEHFSPKTPAGKESRKTAGVYGCCRNLLERLTEVEEIVDEGKADATTEVCEVNISAPFNPDPSEDRELSSFNQIRNFPSPKELAGLDESFLAKRCGLGYRAGRIIKLAKGIVEGRIQLKELEEAYSNPSLSNYDKMAEQLREIDGFGPFTCANVLMCLGYYHVIPTDSETIRHLKQVHARTSSIQKVQKDVENIYAKYAPFQFLAYWSEVWHFYEEWFGKVSEMPHSDYKLITAANMRPKRSGKCKKLKITPAEKLGE
- the LOC104105521 gene encoding glutathione S-transferase zeta class-like, with product MAESGSSGEESKKLQLYSYWRSSCAFRVRIALNLKGVEYEYKAVNLLKGEQTNSEYLKLNPLGYVPTLVDGDAVIADSFAIIMYLEEKYPQRALLPQDLQRRAINYQAANIVAANIQPLQNLAVLKYIQEKVGPNEATPWVQNHIRKGFEALEKLLKDYAGKYATGDEVYMADLFLAPQIHAAIKRFEVDMNQFPTLLRVFEAYQELPAFQDAMPEKQPDATA